A genomic segment from Candidatus Zymogenus saltonus encodes:
- a CDS encoding RluA family pseudouridine synthase: protein MKNFIESILYDDKHLLAVIKPFGVLTQGDLRGGLSVFDAARDYIGEKHRTLDGPNDCYLSLLHRLDRPVGGVILFAKTPAAAKRLSEAFREREVKKTYLARIEGAVDPPSGELSHSLLKSGAKVSVVPEGAPGSKKALLFYRTLRNTGGDGESLIEIDLITGRRHQIRAQLSAVGHPVRGDIKYNSKNKFIPGGIALFSKSLTFAHPVTGEEMTITADPPEEFFIDF from the coding sequence ATGAAAAACTTCATTGAATCGATCCTCTACGACGACAAACACCTCCTCGCCGTCATCAAGCCGTTCGGGGTTTTGACTCAGGGGGATTTGAGGGGTGGGTTGTCCGTCTTTGACGCGGCACGGGACTACATCGGGGAGAAACATAGGACACTTGACGGCCCCAACGACTGCTATCTCAGCCTCCTGCACCGCCTCGACCGTCCCGTCGGCGGGGTGATACTCTTTGCAAAAACACCCGCGGCGGCAAAGCGCCTCTCGGAAGCGTTCAGGGAGCGTGAGGTGAAAAAAACGTATCTTGCTAGAATCGAGGGGGCGGTCGATCCGCCCTCGGGGGAGCTCTCCCACTCCCTGTTGAAATCGGGGGCGAAGGTGTCGGTCGTCCCGGAGGGGGCGCCGGGTTCCAAAAAGGCTCTTCTTTTCTACAGGACGTTAAGGAATACGGGAGGAGACGGCGAGAGCCTGATCGAGATCGACCTGATAACCGGCAGGAGACACCAGATCCGCGCCCAGCTCTCGGCCGTGGGGCATCCCGTCCGCGGGGACATCAAGTACAACTCAAAGAATAAATTCATACCGGGCGGGATAGCTCTCTTTTCAAAATCGCTGACGTTTGCCCACCCGGTCACGGGGGAGGAAATGACGATAACCGCAGACCCGCCGGAGGAGTTTTTCATCGATTTTTAG